From the genome of Streptomyces sp. NBC_00659, one region includes:
- a CDS encoding ATP-binding protein: MTDHDGSYEARFRISRHPRGVARSRSILRDALWGWGMEQEVAEAAELVLSELVTNALRVRVPSDRQVGVGFAYDPVEGVLRLEVSDAGAGCPELRSPGEDETCGRGLMLVDALADCWGVCGREGGIGKTVWAAFKAPQVALPPARESAFPGSPG; this comes from the coding sequence ATGACGGACCACGACGGCTCGTACGAAGCTCGCTTCCGTATCTCCCGCCACCCGCGAGGCGTGGCCCGATCAAGGTCGATACTCCGAGACGCCCTCTGGGGCTGGGGCATGGAGCAGGAGGTCGCAGAGGCGGCGGAACTGGTGCTGTCGGAGCTGGTCACCAACGCGCTGCGCGTACGGGTGCCGAGCGACCGGCAGGTTGGCGTGGGCTTTGCCTATGACCCGGTGGAGGGGGTGCTGCGCTTGGAGGTGAGCGACGCGGGCGCGGGCTGCCCGGAGTTGAGGTCGCCGGGTGAGGACGAGACGTGCGGGCGCGGTCTGATGCTGGTGGATGCGCTGGCCGACTGCTGGGGCGTGTGTGGCCGGGAGGGTGGGATCGGAAAGACAGTCTGGGCAGCGTTCAAGGCTCCGCAGGTGGCGTTACCTCCAGCGCGTGAGTCGGCGTTTCCTGGATCTCCTGGATGA
- the pglY gene encoding BREX-2 system ATPase PglY, translating to MAPTAATAPLLRDVIDIKTSISTSDFVLKLAEAVTEEGAANALRDYVVTERLLDNFDEALGLIKAALDGHTSKAAYLHGSFGSGKSHFMAVLHAILRGEPAARARADFDPILTKHEWLNTEQKRFLLVPYHMLGAKSLEQRVLGGYVSHIKALSDLHPDAPTPQVYRTDSLFEDIHSHRARMGDEKFIEGLAGADGDADSTADEDEWGESFAWTSELLDRALSAEELDGGEVNLDLVNPSTPAELRAKLVHDASTTWFPGFARNAAEDEHGFISLDAGLAVIAEHAKSLGYDGLILFMDELILWLANRIHDQRFVSREADKITNFVEGADSRRAIPIVSFIARQRDLRELVGQETSGAAEAAIQDSLRLASGRFDKITLEDRNLPQVAHARLLKPKDAEAAVKLDAAFAKIKRVGPQVWDVLLGSDEGTTGADEESFRLTYPFSPAFMDTLVHISSALQRSRTGLKLMGQLLADHRDDATLEQLIPLGDLYPVIADGGDTPFVDSLKVEFQTADKLYRTKLRPYLLGTYEVTEEDVERYTHRRESITDPALLGRCKSFVGDNRLMCTLLLSALAPSVPALRDLTIRRLGALNHGSVVSPIPGADVGMIKTKVGEWAAQFAEIKAIGTDTNPGVRLELAGVDVDSVIANANVNNSRGNRRTLAKRLLAEELGLDLQDRLTADELNLVWRGSNRTVEVVFGNIADPDDLPDHEFQPSQESLWRLIVDLPYDEGERGWIDDVHRMRGLRERPGAHPQTVGWIPTHLSVARFKDFQRLVVIDYALADERRFDTQYAQHLNADNRARAKALLEGQRESLTQTVKAAFKQAYGLADKKASDVDISFNDHLEALPEVPELRVSIGQSMQDGARHVVSKLLAHQFPAHPDFDPRGNNTAVKPSEARTVFGLVRDAAEAPDRQVENAGKERELMQRIAVPLGLGQQKEAYFRLSNRWAEHFALMARTDGGPGDLSVTKLTEWIDRPEPMGLEPFLAHLVIAAFAEMDDRVWVRAGAVLDPAPELSAIRQQDALRDQPLPEEEVWEEARSRYWDIFGVEGAEAKPPTLRRGRLVSQFARQILAKARHFRPHADDLLKQLEGHSVFLALDGGDESGRLALARRSRDLLGELAGLDQGAAGGTAAAKQIITAFATFDLGAASASRYGASVKQAAAVAAALAGASWDTFELAANGGPEGEAVLAQLRSAANADQRTVNLKDALEKARVSGVAVLKRNQAAGAPARPTTPAEPAPGPLTSPGAIDLTTASSHPPVPTTQPPLPTPTGRTGTGRAARRSGSGRTKVSQALAELRAELAELAAAEPDATIEISWRVVE from the coding sequence ATGGCCCCGACCGCCGCCACCGCCCCCCTCCTCCGCGACGTCATCGACATCAAGACGTCGATCTCCACCTCCGACTTCGTGCTGAAGCTCGCCGAGGCGGTCACGGAGGAGGGTGCGGCGAACGCGCTGCGGGACTACGTCGTCACGGAGCGTCTGCTCGACAACTTCGACGAGGCGCTCGGGCTGATCAAGGCCGCGCTCGACGGGCACACGTCGAAGGCCGCCTACCTCCACGGGTCGTTCGGTTCCGGTAAGTCCCACTTCATGGCGGTACTGCACGCCATCCTGCGAGGCGAGCCCGCCGCACGGGCCCGTGCGGACTTCGATCCAATACTGACCAAGCACGAGTGGCTGAACACCGAGCAGAAGCGCTTCCTGCTTGTGCCCTACCACATGCTCGGCGCGAAGTCGCTGGAGCAGCGGGTGCTCGGTGGGTACGTCAGTCACATCAAGGCGCTCAGCGACCTCCACCCGGACGCGCCGACCCCGCAGGTCTACCGCACCGACTCCCTCTTCGAGGACATCCACTCCCACCGTGCACGGATGGGCGACGAGAAGTTCATCGAGGGGCTCGCCGGCGCCGACGGGGATGCGGACAGCACAGCCGATGAGGACGAGTGGGGCGAGTCCTTCGCCTGGACCTCCGAGCTGCTCGACCGTGCCCTCTCCGCCGAGGAGCTGGACGGCGGCGAGGTCAACCTCGACCTGGTCAACCCGAGCACCCCGGCCGAGCTGCGCGCCAAACTCGTACACGACGCCAGTACCACCTGGTTCCCCGGCTTCGCCAGGAACGCCGCCGAGGACGAGCACGGGTTCATCTCCCTCGATGCCGGGCTTGCCGTGATCGCCGAGCACGCCAAATCCCTCGGCTACGACGGGCTCATCCTCTTCATGGACGAGCTGATCCTCTGGCTCGCCAACCGCATCCACGACCAGCGGTTCGTCTCCCGCGAGGCCGACAAGATCACCAACTTTGTCGAAGGTGCCGACTCGCGCCGGGCCATCCCGATCGTGTCGTTCATCGCCCGTCAGCGCGACCTGCGTGAACTGGTCGGCCAGGAGACCTCCGGGGCGGCCGAGGCGGCCATCCAGGACAGTCTCAGGCTGGCCTCCGGGCGCTTCGACAAGATCACCCTCGAAGACCGCAACCTTCCGCAGGTCGCCCACGCCCGTCTGCTGAAGCCCAAGGACGCCGAGGCCGCGGTCAAGCTCGACGCCGCCTTCGCGAAGATCAAGCGGGTCGGGCCGCAGGTGTGGGACGTACTCCTAGGGTCGGACGAGGGGACGACCGGTGCGGACGAGGAGTCGTTCCGGCTGACGTACCCCTTCTCGCCCGCCTTCATGGACACGCTCGTCCACATCTCGTCCGCGCTGCAGCGGTCGCGTACCGGTCTGAAGCTGATGGGGCAGCTGCTCGCCGACCACCGCGACGACGCCACCCTTGAGCAGCTCATCCCCCTCGGCGACCTGTATCCGGTGATCGCGGACGGCGGTGACACGCCCTTCGTCGACAGTCTGAAGGTCGAGTTCCAGACCGCCGACAAGCTGTACCGGACCAAGCTGCGGCCGTATCTCCTCGGCACGTACGAGGTCACCGAGGAGGACGTCGAGCGCTATACGCACCGGCGGGAGTCGATCACCGACCCCGCGCTGCTCGGCCGGTGCAAGAGCTTCGTCGGGGACAACCGGCTGATGTGCACGCTGCTGCTCTCCGCGCTCGCACCCAGCGTGCCCGCGCTGCGCGACCTCACCATCCGGCGGCTCGGCGCGCTCAACCACGGGTCGGTCGTCTCGCCGATCCCCGGCGCCGACGTCGGGATGATCAAGACCAAGGTCGGTGAGTGGGCGGCGCAGTTCGCCGAGATCAAGGCGATCGGCACCGACACGAACCCGGGCGTACGGCTCGAACTCGCCGGTGTGGACGTGGACTCCGTCATCGCCAACGCCAACGTCAACAACAGCCGGGGCAACCGGCGCACGCTCGCCAAGCGGCTGCTCGCCGAGGAACTCGGTCTGGACCTCCAGGACCGGCTGACCGCCGACGAGCTGAACCTCGTATGGCGCGGGTCCAACCGCACCGTCGAAGTCGTCTTCGGCAACATCGCCGACCCGGACGACCTTCCCGACCACGAGTTCCAGCCGAGCCAGGAGAGCCTGTGGCGGCTCATCGTCGACCTGCCGTACGACGAGGGTGAGCGAGGGTGGATCGACGACGTCCACCGGATGCGCGGTCTGCGTGAGCGGCCGGGTGCGCACCCGCAGACCGTGGGCTGGATTCCCACGCATCTGTCTGTCGCGCGTTTCAAGGACTTCCAGCGTCTTGTCGTCATCGACTACGCCCTCGCGGACGAGCGGCGCTTCGACACGCAGTACGCGCAGCATCTCAACGCCGACAACCGGGCGCGCGCCAAGGCCCTGCTCGAAGGGCAGCGGGAGTCGCTCACGCAGACGGTGAAGGCGGCGTTCAAGCAGGCGTACGGGCTGGCCGACAAGAAGGCCTCCGACGTCGACATCTCTTTCAACGATCACCTCGAAGCCCTGCCCGAGGTGCCCGAGCTCCGGGTCTCCATCGGGCAGTCGATGCAGGACGGCGCCCGGCACGTCGTCTCGAAGCTGCTCGCCCACCAGTTCCCCGCCCACCCTGACTTCGATCCGCGGGGCAACAACACCGCGGTCAAGCCCAGCGAGGCGCGGACCGTGTTCGGACTCGTCCGGGATGCCGCTGAGGCACCCGACCGGCAGGTCGAGAACGCGGGCAAGGAACGGGAGTTGATGCAGCGGATCGCCGTACCGCTCGGCCTCGGGCAGCAGAAAGAGGCGTACTTCCGGCTGTCGAACCGGTGGGCCGAGCACTTCGCGCTGATGGCGCGTACGGACGGCGGGCCCGGCGACCTCAGCGTCACCAAGCTCACCGAATGGATCGACCGGCCCGAGCCCATGGGCCTGGAGCCCTTCCTCGCGCACCTGGTCATCGCGGCCTTCGCGGAGATGGACGACCGGGTGTGGGTGCGCGCGGGCGCGGTCCTCGACCCGGCGCCCGAACTCTCGGCGATCCGGCAACAGGACGCGCTTCGCGACCAGCCCCTGCCAGAGGAAGAGGTCTGGGAGGAGGCGCGTAGCCGGTACTGGGACATCTTCGGCGTGGAGGGGGCGGAGGCGAAGCCTCCGACACTGCGCCGGGGACGTCTGGTGAGCCAGTTCGCACGGCAGATCCTGGCCAAGGCCCGGCACTTCCGGCCCCACGCGGACGATCTGCTGAAGCAGCTCGAAGGGCACTCGGTGTTCCTCGCGCTGGACGGCGGTGACGAGTCCGGCCGGCTCGCCCTCGCCCGCCGGTCGCGAGATCTGCTCGGCGAGCTGGCCGGACTCGACCAGGGGGCGGCGGGCGGTACGGCCGCCGCCAAGCAGATCATCACGGCCTTCGCCACCTTCGACCTCGGTGCCGCTTCCGCCAGCCGTTACGGCGCCTCCGTCAAGCAGGCCGCAGCCGTCGCGGCGGCGCTCGCGGGCGCCAGCTGGGACACCTTCGAGCTGGCGGCGAACGGCGGCCCCGAGGGCGAGGCGGTGCTCGCGCAACTGCGCAGCGCGGCCAACGCCGACCAGCGCACAGTCAACCTCAAGGACGCCCTGGAGAAGGCGCGGGTGTCCGGGGTCGCCGTACTCAAGCGCAACCAGGCGGCCGGGGCCCCTGCTCGGCCGACCACCCCGGCCGAGCCCGCTCCCGGTCCCCTGACCTCGCCGGGCGCCATAGACCTCACCACCGCCAGCAGCCACCCGCCGGTGCCCACCACCCAGCCGCCCCTTCCGACCCCGACCGGCCGGACGGGCACCGGGCGTGCCGCGCGCCGCTCGGGCAGCGGCCGTACGAAGGTGTCCCAGGCCCTTGCCGAGCTGCGCGCGGAACTTGCCGAGCTGGCGGCGGCCGAGCCGGACGCCACCATCGAGATCAGCTGGCGGGTCGTGGAGTGA
- a CDS encoding DUF397 domain-containing protein, protein MNHAHISPSDLAMAAWRVSSYSGGQGECVETATNLPDLVPVRDSKRPTGPAIAFGHAAWSAFVSRLR, encoded by the coding sequence ATGAACCACGCCCACATCTCCCCGTCGGACCTCGCGATGGCAGCCTGGCGGGTCAGCAGTTACAGCGGCGGGCAGGGCGAGTGCGTCGAGACCGCCACCAACCTCCCCGACCTCGTCCCCGTCCGCGACAGCAAGCGCCCCACCGGCCCCGCCATCGCGTTCGGCCACGCCGCTTGGAGTGCCTTCGTGTCCCGGCTGCGCTGA
- the pglX gene encoding BREX-2 system adenine-specific DNA-methyltransferase PglX, with the protein MIDRKALLADLIKRVKAVEADLDKQVKAVPEVGARLRAEYDRARELERTAATWNEWLKERVTQVAVAWVLGTVFVRFCEDNRLIPEPYLAGAAQERQELAEARYGQYVADDSEGADPTFRGWLERAFAELGSGQAGKLLFDQRRNPLYQVPLSHAGARALVEFWRERDAEGQLVHDFADPLNEDGTKGWDTRFLGDLYQDLSEAARKTYALLQTPEFVEEFILDRTMSPVVRELGSRFGDLKMIDPTCGSGHFVLGAFKRMVTLWADRVPGKDAHERVRAALDSVHGVDINPFAVAIARFRLLMAAMAAANVRTLAEAGRYDWPVHLAVGDSLIKARQLEFGVRGTQGQGELEFSTEQKDELAEFSYATEDVHEAEFKGILEVGRYDVVVGNPPYITVKDKKLNSLYRELYKSCAGTYALSVPFAERFFQLAKVGVPDGRGYGMVGKITANSFMKREFGTKLIEEYFAHKVELTEVIDTSGAYIPGHGTPTVILVGRRRAGNARGETIRTVRSVQGEPEAPEDPSEGLVWTAIASQVDDPGTVSQWVSVDDLKREAHFGKHPWILAAGGLEVIERLEKALTRRLKAAIVPPIGRAIRAGADDAYVRPLRSTYRTVTDRRGLRPLMAGEAVRDWIAQPQENIWFPYTKEADSNTLEIELWPLRRVLEARRTFQGDMSDAGLSWWDYMQYTASAYSTPLSITFAEVATHNNFVLDRGGKVFKQTAPVIKLGEEATDQEHFGLLGLLNSSTACFWLKMNCHDKGIRGEGGGFTSDDWERFYQFNGGNIENFPLPAKCPASITERLDALAQDLTVTDSATPAAPTLREAQANWRSTRAQMIALQEELDWQVYSLYNLHAEDLRAPEAEVPELALGERAFEIALARRVENGEASGEWFKRHGATPITELPAHWSDVYKAVVQKRIDAIETSRAIGMIERPEYKRRWATDGWDALQKKALQSWLLDRIEKREHWFDEDGQPTLLTRSQLTDILSRDEEFVSVAELYEPRTELATVVAGLLADEHVPFLAALRYKPAALKKRQDWEHVWELQRKEDAAETEAEKRKIRDSIPVPPKYTSADFLKPSYWRARGKLDVPKERFISYATGPISGTPELYGWAGWDHREQAQALATYFTVHELATEEITPLLAGLLELQPWLTQWHNEFDGRYGGSPAGFFAGHRSLYQGQHGLTDDDLRAWSPPAATRGRGRRPAAKD; encoded by the coding sequence GTGATCGACCGCAAGGCTTTGTTGGCCGACCTGATCAAGCGGGTCAAGGCGGTCGAGGCGGACCTCGACAAGCAGGTCAAGGCCGTACCGGAGGTGGGTGCTCGGCTGCGGGCGGAGTACGACCGAGCCCGGGAGCTGGAGCGTACGGCGGCGACCTGGAACGAGTGGCTGAAGGAACGCGTCACGCAGGTCGCGGTTGCGTGGGTGCTGGGCACGGTGTTCGTACGGTTCTGCGAGGACAACAGGCTGATTCCCGAGCCGTATCTTGCGGGGGCGGCTCAGGAGCGCCAGGAGCTGGCGGAGGCACGGTACGGGCAGTACGTCGCTGATGATTCGGAGGGCGCCGACCCTACGTTTCGCGGCTGGCTGGAGCGTGCGTTCGCGGAGCTGGGGTCGGGGCAGGCGGGCAAGCTGCTGTTCGACCAGCGGCGCAACCCGCTGTACCAGGTCCCTCTGTCTCACGCCGGGGCTCGGGCGCTGGTGGAGTTCTGGCGTGAGCGGGACGCGGAGGGGCAGCTCGTTCATGACTTCGCCGACCCTCTGAATGAGGACGGTACGAAGGGGTGGGACACGCGGTTCCTGGGTGACCTGTACCAGGATCTGTCGGAGGCGGCCCGTAAGACGTATGCGCTGCTCCAGACTCCGGAGTTCGTGGAGGAGTTCATCCTCGACCGGACGATGAGCCCGGTGGTGCGTGAACTGGGTTCACGGTTCGGCGACTTGAAGATGATCGACCCGACGTGCGGGTCCGGTCACTTCGTGCTGGGTGCGTTCAAGCGGATGGTGACGCTTTGGGCGGACCGGGTGCCGGGCAAGGACGCGCATGAGCGGGTGCGGGCTGCGCTGGATTCTGTGCACGGGGTGGACATCAATCCGTTCGCGGTGGCCATCGCGCGGTTCCGGTTGCTGATGGCGGCGATGGCGGCGGCGAATGTGCGGACGCTCGCGGAGGCTGGGCGGTATGACTGGCCTGTGCATTTGGCCGTGGGTGACTCGCTGATCAAGGCTCGGCAGCTTGAGTTTGGCGTGCGGGGGACCCAGGGGCAGGGGGAACTGGAGTTCAGCACAGAGCAAAAGGACGAGCTGGCGGAGTTCTCTTACGCTACCGAGGATGTACACGAGGCCGAGTTCAAGGGGATCCTTGAGGTCGGACGATATGACGTGGTGGTAGGGAATCCGCCTTATATTACCGTCAAGGACAAGAAGCTTAATTCGCTTTATCGGGAACTTTATAAGTCCTGTGCGGGGACCTACGCACTGTCCGTGCCGTTTGCCGAAAGGTTCTTCCAACTGGCGAAGGTTGGGGTTCCGGATGGGCGCGGGTACGGGATGGTCGGGAAGATCACCGCTAACTCGTTTATGAAGCGAGAGTTCGGAACCAAGTTGATCGAGGAGTACTTCGCACATAAAGTGGAGCTGACTGAGGTTATCGACACCTCGGGAGCTTACATTCCTGGGCATGGGACGCCGACTGTCATTTTGGTGGGGCGGCGGCGGGCCGGGAATGCGCGGGGGGAGACTATTCGGACGGTCCGTAGCGTGCAGGGCGAGCCTGAGGCGCCCGAGGATCCTTCTGAAGGTCTGGTATGGACTGCGATCGCGAGCCAGGTAGACGATCCTGGAACGGTTAGCCAGTGGGTTTCCGTAGACGATTTGAAGCGCGAAGCACACTTCGGAAAACATCCATGGATTCTAGCCGCAGGCGGTCTCGAAGTTATCGAGCGGCTCGAAAAGGCGCTCACTCGGCGCCTAAAGGCAGCCATTGTCCCCCCGATTGGTCGAGCTATTCGAGCAGGAGCGGACGATGCGTACGTTCGACCGCTTCGCAGCACGTATCGCACAGTAACGGATCGCCGCGGTTTGCGCCCACTTATGGCCGGAGAGGCCGTTCGAGACTGGATCGCACAACCGCAGGAGAATATCTGGTTCCCCTACACCAAAGAGGCCGACTCTAACACTCTGGAGATCGAACTTTGGCCACTTCGCAGAGTTCTTGAGGCTCGGCGCACATTCCAGGGCGACATGTCTGATGCGGGACTAAGCTGGTGGGACTACATGCAGTACACTGCATCGGCATACTCCACACCTCTCTCAATCACATTCGCCGAAGTGGCTACGCACAACAACTTTGTACTCGACAGGGGCGGGAAGGTATTCAAACAGACAGCGCCGGTCATTAAACTCGGCGAGGAGGCAACTGATCAAGAACACTTCGGCTTGCTCGGATTGCTGAACAGCTCTACAGCATGCTTTTGGCTTAAGATGAACTGTCACGACAAGGGAATCCGAGGAGAGGGCGGCGGATTTACGAGCGATGACTGGGAGCGCTTTTATCAATTCAACGGAGGAAATATTGAAAATTTTCCGCTACCAGCCAAATGCCCGGCCTCAATTACTGAGCGCCTCGACGCTCTTGCCCAAGACCTGACAGTCACCGATTCTGCTACCCCCGCGGCCCCAACGCTGCGCGAAGCCCAAGCCAACTGGCGCTCCACCCGAGCCCAAATGATCGCCCTCCAAGAGGAACTCGACTGGCAGGTCTACTCCCTCTACAACCTGCACGCCGAAGACCTGCGCGCCCCCGAAGCCGAGGTTCCCGAACTCGCGCTAGGCGAGCGGGCCTTCGAGATTGCGCTTGCTCGGCGAGTGGAGAACGGAGAGGCCTCCGGGGAATGGTTCAAGCGGCATGGGGCTACGCCCATTACGGAGCTGCCCGCCCACTGGTCCGACGTCTACAAGGCCGTCGTACAGAAGCGCATCGACGCCATCGAGACCAGCCGCGCCATCGGCATGATCGAGAGGCCCGAGTACAAGCGACGTTGGGCAACCGACGGTTGGGATGCCCTTCAGAAGAAGGCCTTGCAGTCCTGGCTGCTCGACCGGATCGAGAAACGTGAGCACTGGTTCGACGAGGACGGGCAGCCCACCCTCCTCACCCGCTCCCAGCTCACCGACATCCTGTCCCGTGACGAGGAGTTCGTCTCTGTCGCCGAGTTGTACGAGCCCCGCACCGAGCTGGCCACCGTCGTAGCTGGACTCCTCGCGGACGAGCACGTCCCCTTCCTCGCCGCCCTCCGCTACAAGCCCGCCGCCCTGAAGAAGCGCCAGGACTGGGAACACGTCTGGGAGCTTCAGCGCAAGGAGGACGCCGCCGAAACCGAGGCGGAAAAGCGGAAGATCCGGGACTCCATCCCCGTACCGCCCAAGTACACCTCGGCCGACTTCCTCAAGCCCTCCTACTGGCGAGCCCGCGGCAAGCTCGACGTGCCCAAGGAGCGATTCATCTCCTACGCGACCGGGCCGATCTCCGGTACTCCCGAGTTGTACGGGTGGGCCGGCTGGGACCACCGGGAGCAGGCGCAAGCGCTCGCCACCTACTTCACCGTGCACGAGCTGGCCACCGAGGAGATCACCCCGCTCCTCGCTGGCCTACTCGAACTCCAGCCCTGGCTTACCCAGTGGCACAACGAGTTCGACGGCAGGTACGGCGGCTCCCCCGCAGGCTTCTTCGCCGGGCACCGCTCCCTCTACCAGGGCCAGCACGGCCTGACCGACGACGACCTGCGCGCGTGGAGCCCGCCGGCCGCCACGCGAGGCAGGGGCCGTCGCCCCGCCGCGAAGGACTGA
- a CDS encoding helix-turn-helix domain-containing protein, with amino-acid sequence MPVNNVPPSPSTVLGRQLGDELRKLREAAGLTTAQAADSLDCTKGKISRIENGRVAVRLPDLTAMLHAYQAQDAALSDRLTTLARKANRRRREGWWHQYGSVLGDTYRDYIEMESICDTIKTFQALLIPGLLQTPEYGRAVTVASRSWETAEQIDQFVQVRIARQERLTSEDPLELWAVLAEGVLRQQVGGPAVMHDQLEHLASITELPNVTVQVLPFARGAHSSMVGPYLLLSFPRVSALDLVLTENPTGNIWMEQASEVAHYRKLFGDARTSALAPTESLGLIRRIAKEHRQ; translated from the coding sequence ATGCCTGTCAACAACGTGCCGCCCAGCCCGTCTACGGTCCTCGGTCGCCAACTCGGCGACGAGCTACGCAAGTTGCGAGAGGCGGCTGGTCTCACCACGGCTCAGGCGGCGGACTCCCTCGACTGCACCAAGGGGAAGATCAGCCGGATCGAAAACGGTCGAGTGGCCGTGCGACTCCCCGACCTCACAGCGATGCTGCATGCCTACCAGGCCCAAGATGCTGCTCTGAGCGATCGGCTGACCACCTTGGCGCGCAAGGCCAACCGCCGCCGACGCGAGGGATGGTGGCACCAGTACGGGTCGGTGCTCGGTGACACCTACCGCGACTACATCGAGATGGAGAGCATCTGCGACACCATCAAGACGTTCCAGGCGCTCCTGATCCCGGGCCTTCTCCAGACTCCGGAGTACGGCCGTGCGGTCACCGTAGCTTCGCGTTCGTGGGAAACCGCTGAGCAGATCGATCAGTTCGTCCAGGTGCGGATCGCCCGGCAGGAGCGCCTTACCAGTGAGGATCCGCTAGAGCTTTGGGCCGTACTGGCAGAGGGAGTTCTCCGGCAGCAGGTGGGCGGTCCTGCCGTGATGCACGACCAGCTGGAACATCTGGCGAGCATCACCGAACTACCCAACGTCACTGTCCAGGTACTGCCGTTCGCACGCGGTGCGCACTCCAGTATGGTCGGCCCGTACCTGCTGCTGAGCTTTCCTCGGGTCTCAGCGCTGGATCTCGTGCTGACGGAGAACCCAACCGGCAACATCTGGATGGAGCAGGCGTCCGAAGTCGCTCACTATCGGAAGCTCTTCGGCGACGCTCGCACTTCAGCGCTGGCTCCCACGGAATCGCTCGGGCTGATCCGCCGCATCGCCAAGGAGCACAGACAATGA